In the Kwoniella shandongensis chromosome 1, complete sequence genome, one interval contains:
- a CDS encoding mitochondrial 54S ribosomal protein mL41, with protein sequence MRPTAILSGASRLSLTPKRGNKDFYKGTGQSRVPGGGHRTGPPGVHVVKGKAKYRILDDKVRVFVGPGAKVLEETELRPYVATRDESVKDHSIFYNPFSRTSSSRPRIPSFSPNLQPTATATAEQSRQLTNQDFARFSKRYQSLSGEQKQALIMDSRRKWWEGMSQIHGGGAGLTPTSAVEEEGRTKELENRAAEETTTQEQPRA encoded by the exons ATGCGTCCCACTGCAATCCTATCTGGCGCTTCGCGTCTGTCTTTGACGCCCAAACGAGGAAACAAGGATTTctacaaag GTACCGGTCAATCTCGAGTACCAGGCGGTGGACATCGTACAGGTCCTCCTGGTGTACATGTCGTCAAAGGCAAAGCAAAGTACAGAATATTAGACGACAAAGTTCGAGTGTTCGTTGGACCCGGTGCCAAAGTGCTTGAGGAGACAGAG CTTCGACCATACGTCGCTACTCGTGACGAATCAGTAAAAGACCATTCAATCTTTTACAACCCTTTCTCCCGaacatcgtcctcaagaCCTCGTATCCCCTCTTTCTCACCCAACTTACAACCAACCGCTACCGCTACCGCGGAACAAAGTCGACAACTGACGAATCAGGATTTCGCTCGATTCTCAAAACGATATCAATCCTTGAGCGGAGAACAGAAACAGGCTTTGATAATGGATTCGAGGAGGAAATGGTGGGAAGGGATGTCACAAATACATGGAGGTGGAGCGGGTTTGACACCAACTTCAGcggtagaggaagaaggaagaacgaaagagttggagaatAGAGCAGCGGAAGAGACTACAACCCAGGAACAACCTCGTGCTTGA
- a CDS encoding protein transporter SEC23 encodes MNGNGFEDVEDKDGVRFSWNVWPSSRIEATRTVVPISALYTPLKEREDLPPVMYEPVTCKGSCKAILNPYCQVDVRGKMWICPFCLQRNPFPPHYHQDLSPQNLPPELLPKFTTIEYTLSRPAQIPPVFLYVVDTCVDEDELKALRETLVVSLSLLPPNALVGLITFGTMAMVHELAYADCPKAYVFRGSKDYQPKQIADMLGLNPSNRPVQPMRPGQPLPAPAASKFLMPVQACEFQLTNILEQLQRDPWPVEQDKRPLRCTGVALGVAVSLLESAFPNTGARIMLFAGGPATDGPGLVVGPELREPIRSHHDIDRDSVKHFKRATKYYEGLSKRASTNGHAIDIYAGCLDQVGLLEMKSLTNATNGFMIISDSFMTAIFKQSFLRTLGKDEQGYLKMGFNGTFDVLTTKELKISGVIGHVISANKKSASVGETEIGIGQTSAWKVCSLTPKTSLATYFEVVTPAGQPLGPNQSGLIQFVTHYQHSSGQYRLRVTTVSRTFQEGGHPSIAASFDQEAAAVLMARIAVFKAEIDDSPDVLRWLDRMLIRLCQKFADYRKEDPTSFQLSPNFSIYPQFMFHLRRSQFLQVFNNSPDETAFYRHVLNDADVNNSLIMIQPTLMSYGFDSEPHPVLLDSVSIRPDVILLLDTFFHILIFHGETVAQWRKANYQEQEDYANFKELLEAPIVDAQELLEDRNPIPRYIVCDQGGSQARFLLSKLNPSTTHMSGNNYGAGPASGQAIFTDDVSLQVFMEHLKRLAVGASTS; translated from the exons ATGAACGGTAACGGCtttgaagatgtggaagacaAGGATG GTGTCAGGTTCTCATGGAACGTCTGGCCATCGAGTCGTATCGAAGCGACCCGGACTGTCGTCCCCATCTCTGCGCTCTACACGCCcttgaaggagagggaagactTGCCTCCTGTCATGTATGAGCCGGTCACATGTAAAGGATCTTGTAAAGCTATCTTGAACCCTTACTG CCAAGTCGACGTTCGAGGTAAAATGTGGATCTGTCCCTTCTGTCTCCAACGAAACCCCTTCCCACCACACTATCACCAAGATCTCTCCCCTCAGAACTTACCTCCAGAGCTCTTGCCCAAATTCACAACCATCGAATATACCCTCTCGCGACCCGCTCAGATCCCTCCCGTCTTCCTCTACGTCGTCGATACTTgtgtcgacgaggatgagttgAAGGCTTTGAGAGAGACGTTGGTCGTCAGTTTGAGTCTGTTGCCTCCCAACGCGTTGGTTGGTTTGATCACTTTCGGTACtatg GCAATGGTCCACGAACTCGCCTACGCTGATTGTCCCAAAGCCTACGTCTTCCGAGGCTCAAAGGACTATCAGCCCAAGCAGATCGCCGACATGCTAGGTCTTAACCCTTCCAACCGACCTGTTCAGCCCATGCGACCTGGACAACCTCTCCCTGCACCTGCTGCCTCCAAGTTCCTCATGCCCGTTCAGGCCTGCGAgttccaactcaccaacatcctcgAACAACTTCAGAGGGACCCTTGGCCTGTGGAGCAAGACAAAAGACCTTTGAGATGTACCGGTGTTGCGTTGGGTGTCGCcgtctctctcctcgag TCTGCCTTCCCCAACACTGGTGCGCGAATCATGCTCTTCGCAGGTGGTCCAGCCACCGATGGCCCCGGTCTCGTCGTTGGTCCCGAGCTCCGAGAGCCCATTCGATCGCACCACGACATCGACCGAGATAGCGTCAAGCACTTCAAGCGAGCCACCAAG TACTACGAAGGTCTCTCCAAGCGTGCATCCACCAACGGCCATGCCATTGATATCTACGCCGGTTGTTTGGATCAAGTTGGTCTTCTCGAGATGAAGTCGCTCACAAACGCTACGAACGGTTTCATGATCATCTCCGATTCGTTCATGACGGCTATCTTCAAGCAGAGTTTCTTACGAACACTCGGAAAGGACGAGCAAGGGTACCTCAAGATGGGTTTCAACGGAACGTTCGACGTCCTG ACCACCAAAGAACTCAAGATTTCAGGTGTCATCGGTCATGTCATCTCAGCCAACAAGAAGTCTGCGTCCGTTGGAGAGACAGAGATCGGTATCGGTCAGACATCCGCCTGGAAAGTGTGCTCCCTCACTCCCAAGACGTCTCTCGCGACCTACTTTGAAGTGGTCACTCCTGCCGGGCAACCTCTTGGGCCCAACCAATCTGGTCTCATCCAGTTCGTTACACATTACCAGCACTCTTCTGGTCAATACCGACTTCGAGTTACCACCGTCTCTCGTACTTTCCAAGAAGGCGGTCATCCATCTATCGCTGCGTCTTTCGACCAAGAAGCTGCTGCCGTTCTTATGGCCCGAATCGCCGTGTTCAAGGCTGAGATCGATGATAGTCCAGATGTACTTCGATGGCTCGATCGAATGCTTATTCGACTGTGTCAGAAGTTCGCGGATTATAGAAAAGAAGACCCCACGAGTTTCCAACTCAGTCCGAACTTCTCAATCTATCCTCAATTCATGTTCCATCTCCGACGAAGTCAGTTCTTGCAAGTGTTCAACAACTCGCCTGATGAGACTGCTTTCTACCG TCACGTACTGAATGACGCGGACGTGAATAACTCGCTTATCATGATCCAACCTACCCTCATGTCGTACGGCTTTGACTCTGAACCACACCCTGTGCTTCTCGATTCCGTGTCGATCCGACCGGAtgtcatccttctcctcgacacattcttccacatcctcatcttccacgGAGAGACCGTTGCTCAATGGCGAAAGGCAAACtatcaggagcaggaggactACGCCAACTTCAAGGAACTCCTTGAAGCACCCATTGTCGACGCCCAAGAATTGCTCGAGGACCGAAACCCTATCCCGCGATACATCGTCtgtgatcaaggtggaagtCAAGCGCGATTCTTGCTCAGCAAGCTCAACCCTTCAACGACACACATGTCAGGCAACAACTACGGTGCTGGACCTGCGAGCGGTCAAGCGATCTTCACggacgatgtcagcttgcaAGTGTTCATGGAGCATCTCAAaagattg GCTGTCGGTGCGTCCACAAGCTAG
- a CDS encoding 1-aminocyclopropane-1-carboxylate deaminase encodes MSDLPKYRQTLASLPKENFLFGPSPISYLPNLTKELGGQVKIYAKREDCNSGLAYGGNKVRKLEYLVADAKAKGCDTLVSVGGVQSNHTRAVTATAVASGLKAVTVQEKWVPIDPPLYAETGNILLSRLMGGDVRLNQETFDIGHKAATEAAFKDVQDKGGKPYYIPAGASDHPLGGVGFTNLIVEVAEQEKALGVFFDIILVCSVTGSSHAGSIVGAVAEGRKRKVIGIDASGKPEATKKQVLRIATNTAKLLDESLEIKEEDVVLDERFHAGIYGIPDDETIAAMKLAASTDALITDPVYEGKSMAGLIQLIKEGSIKPGSNVLYLHLGGQPALNAYSSYIPH; translated from the exons ATGTCCGATTTACCCAAGTACAGACAAACTCTCGCCTCTCTACCTAAAGAGAACTTCCTC TTTGgtccttctcccatctcgtACCTCCCCAATCTCACCAAGGAGCTAGGCGGTCAAGTCAAGATTTATGCCAAGAGGGAGGACTGTAATTCCGGTTTAGCATACGGCGGTAATAAGGTCAGAAAG CTCGAGTATCTCGTCGCCGACGCCAAGGCAAAGGGTTGCGATACTCTCGTCTCGGTCGGCGGAGTGCAATCCAACCATACTAGGGCGGTCACAGCTACTGCTGTCGCATCTGGATTaaagg CCGTCACGGTACAAGAGAAATGGGTCCCCATCGACCCCCCTCTCTATGCCGAGACAGGCAATATCCTCCTTTCCCGACTTATGGGTGGAGATGTGCGATTGAACCAGGAGACTTTCGATATCGGTCACAAGGCTGCTACAGAGGCTGCGTTCAAAGATGTGCAAGATAAGGGCGGGAAGCCATA CTACATCCCCGCCGGTGCATCTGATCACCCTCTTGGTGGTGTCGGCTTCACCAACCTTATCGTCGAAGTTGCCGAACAAGAAAAAGCCCTTGGAGTAttcttcgacatcatcctAGTCTGTTCAGTCACCGGCTCCTCTCACGCTGGTTCCATCGTCGGAGCCGTTGCTGAAGGTCGTAAGCGAAAAGTCATCGGTATCGACGCTAGTGGAAAGCCCGAGGCTACCAAGAAACAAGTCTTGAGAATCGCGACCAATACTGCCAAGTTGTTGGATGAGAGTCTGGAGATtaaggaggaggatgtggtgCTGGATGAGAGATTCCATGCTGGTATCTATGGTATTCCAGATGATGAGACGATTGCTGCAATGAAGT TGGCCGCTTCCACCGACGCGCTCATCACCGACCCGGTGTACGAGGGCAAGTCCATGGCAGGTCTTATCCAACTCATCAAAGAAGGATCAATCAAGCCCGGTTCCAACGTACTATATCTCCATCTTGGTGGTCAGCCAGCTTTGAATGCGTACAGCTCTTACATCCCTCACTAG